The Diadema setosum chromosome 4, eeDiaSeto1, whole genome shotgun sequence genome window below encodes:
- the LOC140227950 gene encoding uncharacterized protein, with protein sequence MEGPLHDSPSPSSDVADEQPVVSDPPQDRATSGLVGNAQIDGILPEQAIPSVPRRNPDDSDDDRSTTLSSASRRSNRSTSSRDSGRTAAASRLREARIKLELAKARKEQLKRKQELTREQLRLNEKLANLELEHEIENAEIETHVLECEVHDVVGKPQYEVNEKKDEVKSSVLNPDARVWSGAKGNGVTSDPVERNSTTPSSPVEYGEVRMSSHNLSHAPNVAVDDCVRSSDVYNSNMNPIFHAINVAFSLPKPDLVTFDGNPTVYRSFINSFEVNVEQKVLDDRTRLTYLIQYCSGKARNSIENCVLMEPREGYAEAKRILREQFGQPHVVANAHLDKILKRSQVKQNDHAGLWDLARDMKRCGMVLAQMGYLADANGSETLLKIQRLLPIHLQAEWARRAHAMMVRCVVPNFDLMTFVEESAQLASNIFRRNIGKAIPKNDKSMKKETRPRGTAFATQRVDENTPRPVQGSRDRPERKCPCCQGKHNLTSCESFKKKGVDDRRDVARKARLCFNCLRPFHLAVGCLSKDRCEVTDCGKKHHALLHTTYNPSRNSPRQENREDSTRQENQQGVKQDNPSSSSGSQGDERSGRSFTAHSSRGKICLRVVPVKVGGNGRQTTTWALLDEGSDVSLCTKSLVDKLGLTGTERSFKLSTVDQTGASKRGLEVSMSVQGVMGQETLTLDNVWTVDSLPVADECFPNSADVKEWSHLNDIALPSMDQGEVELLVGADTPEAFWNLEQRVGKPKEPYAVRTPLGWTLMGLVSKKQQSTTSFHANFTRLEDESLEQQLKQFWRVDFGGYLSQENVGDSVEDLRALKVMKESAVMVDGHYQVALPWRSFPPVLPNNRRLAEARLGYLKKRLERNEALRDKYVETVSDYIAKGYAKEVECIPSDVSAESATQEEASNEPVWYLPHHAVVHPRKKDKVRVVFDCAARYGRTSLNEQLLQGPDLTNNLVGVLTRFRQEQVAIVADIQSMFHQVKVPPRDRNAMRFLWWKDGDLAQEPAEYCMTVHLFGATSSPSCASFALRKTAEDNRGHFNEEVIDTVKRNFYVDDCLKSVKDRAEAVTQVEDIRDLLSRGGFRLTKWLSNDRDVLGSIPEEDRAASVSSLDIDELPPERTLGILWDVETDCFGFKVHLREKPATRRGILSIASSLYDPLGFVAPFVLPAKILLQKLCRVGLGWDEPIGAEDEREWRRWMEDISMLTDLKIERCFKPNGFEVMSAEVHHFCDASEVGYASIAYLRLTDRTGRIHCAFVMGKSRLAPVKVVSIPRLELMAAVLAVSMDHFIKSELDIQVKDSVFWTDSTSVLQYIRSESKRFKTFVANRVARIHDASEVSQWRYVDSKSNPSDDGSRGLKAQELLQNQRWLKGPDFLWRDNDWPIQPEVLELRGDAEVKKAVPVYATAMRAQVSDLLHRYSSWNQLRKSTAWLLRFKKLLQAKAKGESTDDLKKPTLSADELKQAEKAIVTLVQRDEFSAILEGKQMSGTVMSKLNPILVDGIIRVGGRLQNAPLDDEMKHPIILPSDHHVTKLLIVHHHHLVGHSGAGMTWTALREKYWVLKGGASVRKVIGKCFSCKRRNAKKMEQFMADLPSSRVTPDKPPFSYVGIDYFGPIMVKQGRSRVKRYGCLFTCLNCRAVHLEVANTLDTDSFINALRRFISRRGKPSKIISDNGSNFRGAERELRENLESLSQTRVTNFLAEQGIDWNFNTPTASHMGGAWERMVRSVRKILTCLLGQQIVNDEVLSTLMAEVESILNTRPLTQLNLDPNDDEPLTPNHLLIMRKGSSLPPGVFDQKDAYGRRRWRQVQYLASVFWKRWQREYLLLLQERQKWNAPRRNLAINDLVLVADETTPRGQWPLGKVVEVYPGKDGHVRQAQVRVGTRFFKRPIAKLCLLEAAET encoded by the coding sequence ATGGAAGGTCCACTGCATGATAGTCCCAGCCCATCTAGTGACGTTGCTGATGAACAACCGGTCGTCAGTGATCCTCCCCAGGATAGAGCTACCTCAGGATTGGTGGGAAACGCCCAGATTGATGGTATTCTACCGGAACAAGCTATCCCGAGCGTACCAAGACGTAACCCTGACGATTCGGATGACGACAGGTCAACCACGCTATCATCAGCATCACGACGAAGCAACAGGTCCACATCATCTAGAGATAGTGGAAGGACTGCAGCGGCTTCCCGACTGCGTGAGGCCAGAATCAAGTTGGAGCTAGCGAAAGCAAGAAAGGAACAACTGAAAAGGAAACAAGAATTAACAAGAGAACAGTTGAgattgaatgaaaaacttgCAAATCTTGAGCTAgaacatgaaattgaaaatgcagAAATTGAAACACATGTACTAGAATGTGAAGTTCATGATGTTGTTGGTAAGCCACAGTACGAAGTTAATGAAAAGAAGGATGAAGTGAAGTCCTCAGTGTTAAATCCTGATGCTCGAGTGTGGTCAGGAGCAAAGGGTAATGGTGTCACATCTGACCCGGTAGAACGTAATAGTACCACGCCAAGTAGTCCAGTTGAATATGGTGAAGTTCGTATGTCATCTCATAATTTGTCTCATGCACCTAACGTTGCTGTAGATGATTGTGTGAGAAGTAGTGATGTGTACAATTCTAACATGAATCCAATATTTCATGCCATTAATGTTGCTTTTAGCTTGCCAAAGCCAGATTTGGTTACCTTTGATGGCAATCCGACTGTGTATCGCAGCTTCATTAACAGCTTTGAGGTTAATGTTGAACAGAAGGTGCTGGATGATAGGACCAGACTCACTTATCTCATCCAGTACTGCTCGGGTAAGGCCCGCAACAGCATCGAGAACTGTGTTCTCATGGAACCACGTGAGGGTTATGCCGAAGCGAAGAGGATTTTGAGAGAGCAGTTTGGACAACCGCACGTAGTGGCGAATGCTCACTTGGATAAGATCCTGAAACGTTCACAAGTCAAGCAGAACGACCATGCAGGACTGTGGGACCTTGCGCGAGATATGAAGCGTTGTGGGATGGTTCTAGCCCAGATGGGATATCTCGCTGATGCAAACGGCTCTGAGACACTACTCAAGATTCAACGTCTGTTACCCATTCACCTTCAAGCAGAATGGGCGAGGAGAGCCCATGCCATGATGGTGAGATGTGTTGTGCCCAACTTCGACTTGATGACGTTTGTAGAAGAATCCGCCCAGTTGGCCAGCAACATCTTCAGACGAAACATCGGGAAAGCGATTCCAAAGAACGACAAGTCGATGAAGAAAGAAACACGACCCAGAGGGACAGCCTTTGCAACTCAGAGGGTCGATGAAAACACACCACGTCCCGTCCAAGGCAGTCGAGATCGTCCTGAAAGGAAATGTCCTTGCTGTCAAGGAAAGCACAATCTCACGTCCTGTGAATCCTTCAAGAAGAAAGGGGTAGACGACAGACGAGACGTAGCTAGGAAAGCGAGACTGTGCTTCAATTGCCTACGACCATTTCACTTGGCTGTAGGCTGTCTTTCCAAAGATCGCTGTGAAGTAACAGACTGTGGTAAGAAGCATCATGCTCTCCTGCACACAACATACAATCCTAGTCGGAACTCTCCTCGGCAAGAGAACCGAGAGGACAGTACAAGGCAAGAAAACCAACAAGGGGTAAAGCAAGATAACCCAAGCTCTTCAAGTGGTAGTCAAGGAGACGAAAGGTCGGGTCGGTCGTTCACCGCTCATTCCTCAAGAGGCAAGATCTGTCTGAGAGTCGTACCCGTAAAGGTTGGAGGAAATGGGAGACAGACTACAACTTGGGCCTTGTTAGATGAAGGCAGCGACGTTTCGCTGTGCACCAAGAGTCTTGTCGACAAGCTAGGTCTCACTGGGACGGAAAGAAGCTTCAAACTGTCTACGGTGGACCAGACAGGAGCAAGCAAACGTGGCCTTGAAGTTTCCATGTCAGTCCAAGGAGTTATGGGCCAGGAAACCTTGACACTGGACAATGTTTGGACTGTAGACAGTCTTCCAGTCGCCGACGAATGTTTCCCCAACTCAGCAGATGTAAAGGAATGGTCACACCTAAATGACATCGCCCTTCCTTCCATGGATCAAGGAGAAGTGGAGCTATTAGTGGGAGCAGATACCCCAGAAGCATTCTGGAATTTGGAACAGAGAGTCGGCAAACCAAAAGAACCCTATGCAGTTCGAACTCCGCTAGGGTGGACGCTTATGGGTCTTGTGTCCAAGAAGCAACAATCCACGACAAGTTTCCATGCAAATTTTACTCGCCTTGAAGACGAATCCCTCGAACAACAGTTGAAGCAGTTCTGGAGGGTGGACTTTGGCGGGTATCTCAGTCAGGAGAATGTTGGAGATTCGGTGGAAGATCTTCGAGCACTGAAGGTGATGAAGGAATCTGCAGTGATGGTCGATGGTCACTATCAAGTCGCTCTACCGTGGCGCAGTTTTCCACCTGTCCTGCCAAACAATCGTCGTTTGGCCGAGGCGAGACTTGGGTATTTGAAGAAGAGGTTGGAAAGGAACGAAGCCCTACGTGACAAGTACGTAGAGACAGTCAGCGACTACATAGCCAAAGGGTATGCAAAGGAAGTCGAGTGCATACCGTCGGATGTATCAGCTGAGAGCGCCACCCAAGAAGAAGCTTCAAATGAGCCAGTATGGTATCTCCCACACCATGCTGTAGTTCATCCTCGTAAGAAAGACAAAGTCCGCGTTGTGTTTGATTGTGCAGCGAGATATGGAAGAACTTCACTCAATGAACAATTGCTCCAAGGGCCGGACCTTACCAACAATCTAGTCGGCGTGCTTACGAGGTTTCGTCAGGAACAAGTTGCCATAGTCGCCGATATTCAGTCTATGTTCCACCAAGTGAAGGTTCCGCCCAGGGACAGAAACGCCATGAGATTCCTTTGGTGGAAGGACGGTGACTTGGCTCAGGAACCAGCCGAATACTGCATGACTGTACACCTATTCGGCGCCACGTCTTCACCTAGTTGTGCCAGTTTTGCTCTACGGAAGACTGCCGAGGATAATCGCGGACACTTCAATGAAGAAGTGATCGACACAGTGAAAAGGAACTTCTATGTGGACGATTGTCTTAAGTCTGTTAAGGATCGAGCTGAAGCAGTGACTCAAGTAGAAGACATTCGTGACCTGCTCAGTCGTGGTGGATTTCGGCTCACGAAATGGTTGAGCAATGACCGCGACGTCTTAGGTTCCATACCTGAGGAAGATAGGGCAGCATCGGTGTCGAGCCTAGATATCGATGAGCTTCCTCCAGAACGCACTCTAGGAATCCTTTGGGATGTTGAAACAGACTGTTTTGGCTTCAAGGTGCATCTCCGTGAGAAGCCTGCAACGCGACGGGGAATTCTGTCGATAGCCAGTTCCCTCTATGACCCCCTTGGGTTCGTTGCTCCCTTTGTGCTGCCAGCCAAGATTCTCCTTCAGAAGTTGTGTAGAGTAGGATTAGGATGGGACGAGCCTATTGGAGCTGAGGACGAGAGAGAATGGCGAAGATGgatggaagacatttccatgtTGACTGACTTGAAGATAGAGAGATGTTTCAAACCGAATGGTTTTGAAGTCATGTCAGCTGAAGTGCATCACTTCTGTGATGCCTCCGAAGTTGGATATGCGTCCATTGCATACCTACGCCTGACTGACAGAACAGGACGGATACATTGTGCCTTTGTTATGGGGAAGTCCCGACTTGCTCCAGTGAAAGTGGTATCCATCCCCAGATTGGAGTTAATGGCAGCAGTGTTGGCCGTGTCCATGGATCATTTCATCAAGTCAGAGCTTGACATCCAAGTCAAAGACAGCGTCTTTTGGACTGACTCAACGTCTGTCCTTCAGTACATCCGCAGTGAAAGCAAGAGATTCAAGACATTTGTAGCCAATCGTGTGGCAAGGATCCATGATGCCTCAGAGGTGTCTCAGTGGAGATACGTAGACTCAAAGTCTAATCCAAGTGACGACGGATCACGTGGCCTGAAGGCACAGGAACTGCTCCAGAACCAGCGTTGGCTCAAAGGACCAGATTTTCTGTGGAGAGACAATGACTGGCCCATTCAGCCAGAAGTCTTGGAGTTAAGAGGAGACGCTGAAGTGAAGAAAGCAGTACCAGTATATGCGACAGCAATGAGAGCTCAAGTCAGCGACCTCTTGCATAGGTACTCTTCGTGGAATCAGTTGAGGAAATCCACAGCTTGGCTTCTTCGTTTCAAGAAGCTTCTCCAAGCCAAGGCTAAGGGGGAATCCACGGATGATCTGAAGAAGCCCACTCTATCTGCCGACGAATTGAAACAAGCAGAGAAAGCAATCGTGACTCTGGTGCAACGCGATGAATTCAGCGCTATCCTCGAAGGAAAGCAGATGAGCGGTACAGTCATGTCCAAGCTGAACCCAATTTTGGTGGATGGCATCATTCGAGTCGGCGGAAGACTACAGAATGCACCACTGGATGATGAGATGAAACATCCTATCATTTTGCCCTCTGATCACCATGTGACGAAGCTCTTGATCGTTCATCACCATCACCTGGTAGGTCATTCGGGGGCCGGGATGACCTGGACAGCCCTCAGAGAGAAGTATTGGGTGTTGAAAGGAGGGGCATCCGTGCGAAAGGTGATAGGCAAGTGTTTCTCATGCAAGCGAAGAAACGCCAAGAAGATGGAACAATTCATGGCAGATCTTCCGAGTAGCAGGGTGACCCCAGACAAACCACCTTTCTCTTATGTGGGAATTGATTACTTTGGACCAATCATGGTGAAGCAAGGTCGTAGCCGGGTCAAACGTTACGGGTGCTTGTTTACCTGTCTGAACTGCAGAGCAGTCCACCTAGAAGTAGCAAACACTTTGGACACAGACTCCTTCATAAACGCACTGAGAAGGTTCATCAGCAGGCGAGGTAAGCCATCCAAAATCATCAGTGACAATGGGAGCAACTTTAGAGGTGCGGAACGAGAACTTCGTGAGAATTTGGAAAGTTTGAGCCAAACGCGTGTGACTAACTTCCTCGCAGAGCAAGGTATCGACTGGAACTTCAATACTCCCACAGCTAGTCATATGGGCGGAGCCTGGGAACGGATGGTGAGGTCTGTTCGCAAGATACTTACCTGCTTACTAGGACAGCAAATTGTCAATGATGAAGTTCTGTCCACACTCATGGCTGAAGTAGAGTCAATCTTGAATACTCGTCCACTCACTCAGTTGAATCTTGACCCGAACGATGACGAACCTTTGACACCAAACCACTTGTTGATCATGCGAAAAGGCTCTAGTCTCCCTCCAGGTGTCTTTGATCAGAAGGATGCATATGGCAGACGCAGATGGAGACAAGTGCAATATCTCGCTTCTGTCTTTTGGAAGAGGTGGCAGAGGGAATATTTACTTCTGCTGCAAGAAAGGCAGAAGTGGAATGCCCCAAGACGGAACCTAGCTATCAATGATTTGGTCTTGGTAGCGGATGAAACCACACCTCGCGGACAGTGGCCTTTGGGTAAAGTGGTTGAAGTGTACCCGGGAAAGGATGGACATGTTCGACAGGCTCAAGTGAGGGTCGGAACAAGATTCTTCAAGAGGCCAATAGCAAAGCTCTGTCTGCTCGAAGCCGCTGAAACGTGA